Part of the Aquimarina sp. MAR_2010_214 genome is shown below.
GACAGTTTCATAAATATGCTTGGATGGCTTATTTTTTAATGCATATTGTAAGAGGTTTCCTTTTATTGCCCAGTACACCACTAATTTTTGCTGGCGTATTATTGTTTCCTAATAATTTGGTTTGGTTGCTTATTATTTCTTTAATAGGGATTCTTGCCTCATCATTATTGATTTATTTTTTTTCAAATACACTTGGTTTTTCTAAAATATTTGAAAGAGATAATACTAAATTTAATCTTATAGAGAATAGATTATTGAGTAAAAATGGTTACTTGTATATTATTCTCTGGTCTTTTATACCAATAGTACCTACAGATTTAATTTGTTACTTATCTGGTGCTATTAAAATCAAAATTTCTGTATTTATTATTTCTATTTTGTTGGGAGAATTAGTTTTATGTTCAATTTATATCTTTGGAAGTGCATTCATCATCAATTAAAAAACAATCATAATCAAAAAATCATGTCAAACTTTTTCACGATTACTGCTTTAAAAAACCTAAAACAAACAGGAAGCTTATTTCGAAGTTCTAGAACATTGGCAAATAAACTTGTTGAACCTTTGGATGGAAATAAAGATCTGGTAGTGATTGAGTTAGGTGCTGGTGATGGAATTATTACGAAACAAATTTTAAGTAAAATAGGAATGAATTCTTATTTACATTCTTTTGAAATAAACCTTTCATTTGTACCCATACTAAATACTATAAATGATAAGCGTTTAACCATACATAATACATGTGTATCAAATTTAGCTACTATTTTTTCTGAAAACAAAGTGGATTTTGTAGTGTCTTGCTTGCCTTTAGCGAATATTGAGCATACTTTTAAAAAGCAACTAATTGAAGATGTAAAATTTATACTCAAGGATAATGGAAGTCTGATTCAGTATCAATATTCTAAAAAAGACTTAGAGTTTTTAAAAAATAACTTTACAGATACAAGTACAACGCTTTGTATTAAAAATATTCCACCAGCATTTATTTATAATTGCAAAAACTAAATACTATTAATTTTTTATGGTAATGTGTAGTCCACTCTAATTTTATTTCAAAGAAAAATCAATACACATCTTCAGACTCTACGATATATTTCTATTATTTTTTGGTAGCCTATGTGGATGAAAAGAATGTTGGTAATATCAAAAGAATGTATACCTTTCAAAATTATAATATATTGAATCTATGAATAAGATACATTTCTTTATTTTTTTATTAGGTTGTTTTACAACATCTTTTTCTCAGGATACAAATGAGGCTCAGCATTTTTGGAGTTCATTGCAGAATTTATGTGGAAAATCATTCGAAGGGAGCCTAGAGTTACCCAAAGATGATGAACAATTTGGTGGCAAACGATTAGTGATGCATGTACGCTATTGTAGTGATGCCAAAATAAAAATTCCATTTTTTGTTGGTGATGATAAATCCAGAACCTGGGTGTTAACGTATAAAGATAATCGCATTATTTTAAAACACGATCATAGACATAAAGATGGCTCTGAGGATAAAATTACTCAATACGGAGGAGCGACAACAAATGTAGGACAAAAAGGGATACAAATATTTCCGGCAGATGAAGAAACAAAAAAAATGATCCCTGCTGCCTCTACCAATGTTTGGTGGATTACAGTTGATGACACAACTTTTACCTATAATTTAAGACGTTTGGGTACTCCACGTGTTTTTAAAGTTGTAATGGATATCACAAAACCGGTAGAAAATCCTGATGCTCCTTGGGGTTGGGTAAAGGATTAATACATCCTCAATTATAGTATTGTATTTATGTTGGATAATATATCAATAGATTAAAATACACTTCTAGAGAGGTAAAGCGTATTTAATTTTATCTGATAATTAACTCATTTCACCTTCACCAACAGGTTCATTAGCAGTAGAAATCCTAGAATTATTGAATCCATTATCATTATTGAAATAAACATAGATTGGACTTTCATTTCTTAGCATGTCTATTAAATGTTGTAATTGATCATGATGATAATAAAAACTATAATATGATCCAGAAACGGTTGCTGCTGGAAGTACAGCATTAGGGTCTTCTCTAAACCAAACCGAGCAGGTTTCTCCACCAACTCCATTTAAAATTAGATTGGTTTTCCCTAAGCTTCGGGATGACCAATTGTAATATGAATATGTTTTTACTTGAAAAGATGATTGTGCCATAACTTTATAGATTTATTATGACCAAATATACAATGGAAGGTTTTGAGATAAAAGGGTTAAAAGGCTGATTTTTAATAGTTAAAACCCTGTGTTTTTAAGGATATTGATAAACAACATCTATTTTGTTGCGCTAAAATCATGATTTATTATATTTTTTTCATCGAGACCTTCAGTAATATTTAGATAACTAACTTCTCCTGCACCCAAAAATCGATAACGAATACCTACAAATTTCCCTATGGATTTATTGTATTGTCTCGAGTAAATTTCCTTATCGCCAATAAAAACAACTACTTTTTTTTCTTTGATATTGATATCGATAGCTCTGAAATCAGAAAAATCAACTCCAAAAGCAGAAAGATCATGTTCTTTACCTCTTAAGTACACATCATTAAGCATTACATTGATATCCGAAACACATCCTGGAATAGAGAAGGGTACTATTAAAGCCCCATTGGTACCTAATATAACAATTCTGAGTTTTTGACAAACTGCCCATTTCTCTCTATATACGTTACGAACGGAGGTTTTGATTCTGATATTATCTCCAGATACATCGCCAAAATCTTTTACCAAATGAAAAGTAGAAGTAACAGGTTCTGTAGTTGACTTAATTTCATTGAATATAGTATTTGAAAAAGACAGCCTATCTCGAAGTAAATCTGTATTTGGGACGTATTTAGGAATAGGTTTATAATCTATCGTGCTCATCCAATTATTAGACGTAATGAACAAATCATGTTCCTTTATGACTTGCCCGTCAACCAAAAGTTTGGCACCAAAATATCCGGGAAAATAATAAATACCAGTAGCTTTCTTTTGTCCTGGTCTTATTTTAATAGTTTTTGTAACATCCCAGAACTGTTGAATATATATGCTATCTGATTTAATAGTATTCAAATTAAAATCAAAAACTACAGAATTTGGCAAGCCTTGGGTTATAGGTCTACTTGTGAAAGTAATTTTTGAAAGATCGATATCGTCTGCCTTATCTTTTCTAGTTCCGATCATAGAATAAAATGAGATGAATACTATAGTCATAATAGCAGCAGAAATCACAATAACACCAATATTTTGAGCTACTTTTTTTTCTATCCAGGAAGGTTTTTTGGTGTCATTTTTATTCTTATAATCTCTCCAATTTGCATATCCGGCAAATTGTGATAATGTATTTAATGTGCTAATACTTGGTGCACTTTTATAATTTACCTTACCCCAAACACGTTTTAAGGTCGTTGGACTTAAAAGAATACCGGTGTTTTGCTGAATACTTTCGCTTAATTCAATGAATACATCATTATGCCATTGATCAGAGTTTCCCCACTTAAGTTTCTCCTCGATTTCAAGCAAACACTTTTTTACTAATTTATGTTCTGGATATGTGTTCATAATATCAAACAAAAGTCATCAAAAATTACGACTTGAACAACATTGAACCAACTTGCACCAACTTGTTTACTCATTGTATATCATATATCAGAACTTTGGATAACATCAAAATAAAAAACTCATGATTAGATATATTGTATTCTTTTTAATAAGTATTTCTTTTATACAAATTGGGAATTCTCAAAAAATCATTCCTTTAGATACCTTACATTGGGAAATAAATGCGAAATCATATGCTTTAAAAAATTATAAAGGAAAAGATGCCATTTATATTCAACGTGGCTTAGCATTTTTAAAAGATACCAAATTTCTAAATGGTACCATTGAGTTTGATGTATATCTAACCAATCAACAGGGGTTTCCTGGTGTTCGTTTTAGAGCTTCTGATAGAAATAATATGGAATCCTTTTACCTACGAGCACATCTTTCTGGTAAACCCGATGC
Proteins encoded:
- a CDS encoding TVP38/TMEM64 family protein; the encoded protein is MSSKLKYIIKYIWIGLVAICLLIYFIYPDLFAKEKIASFVRQFHKYAWMAYFLMHIVRGFLLLPSTPLIFAGVLLFPNNLVWLLIISLIGILASSLLIYFFSNTLGFSKIFERDNTKFNLIENRLLSKNGYLYIILWSFIPIVPTDLICYLSGAIKIKISVFIISILLGELVLCSIYIFGSAFIIN
- a CDS encoding class I SAM-dependent methyltransferase; the protein is MSNFFTITALKNLKQTGSLFRSSRTLANKLVEPLDGNKDLVVIELGAGDGIITKQILSKIGMNSYLHSFEINLSFVPILNTINDKRLTIHNTCVSNLATIFSENKVDFVVSCLPLANIEHTFKKQLIEDVKFILKDNGSLIQYQYSKKDLEFLKNNFTDTSTTLCIKNIPPAFIYNCKN